In Sphingobium sp. B2D3C, a genomic segment contains:
- a CDS encoding PilZ domain-containing protein, giving the protein MDHKIDRPQRVCVQVPVIITTVLDVQEGTLVDLTEDGGLISGCSLSEGTRFQIDYMSETIYAQSIWHEVDRTGCRFIFPLRDGALYQHLELARSALFAESAAFADASAGPIRGFGRRLA; this is encoded by the coding sequence GTGGACCATAAGATCGACCGGCCGCAGCGCGTCTGCGTCCAAGTTCCTGTTATCATAACAACCGTGCTCGATGTGCAGGAGGGCACTTTGGTGGACCTGACCGAGGACGGCGGCCTGATTTCAGGATGCAGCCTGAGCGAAGGCACACGCTTCCAGATCGATTATATGAGCGAGACGATCTATGCCCAGTCGATCTGGCATGAGGTTGACCGCACCGGCTGCCGATTCATTTTCCCGCTAAGGGATGGCGCGCTCTATCAGCATCTCGAACTGGCCCGATCAGCCCTTTTCGCGGAAAGTGCGGCCTTCGCGGATGCGAGCGCTGGCCCAATTCGCGGTTTTGGGCGCCGCCTCGCCTGA
- a CDS encoding lysine--tRNA ligase, with translation MTDADYAAQLREAAKVSKAWPYEEARKLLKRYPQGKAGGAPMLFETGYGPSGLPHIGTFNEVQRTTMVRHAYEEMTGAPTRLIAFSDDMDGLRKVPDNVPNQAMLTEHLGRPLTQVPDPFEEFESFAHHNNAMLRAFLDRYGFDYEFVSSTDMYRGGQFDDALRNVLRNYQAIMDIMLPTLRKERQATYSPVLPISAKSGIVLQVPVEVVDADAGIVRFEDDGETIEQSILSGGAKLQWKVDWAMRWVALGVDYEMAGKDLIDSVTQSSKIARALGGRPPEGFNYEMFLDEKGEKISKSKGNGLSIEQWLTYGSEESLAFYIYREPKAAKSLHIGVIPRAVDDYEQFRSAYATQAVDKRLGNPVHHVHGGQVADDPLPVTYGLLLNLVGVMGADATEHQVWAYLRNYAPDASVERYPRVAGLVRNALAYNRDFVAPTLKRRAPEPNEALALRELDAQLAALPDDASAEDIQNIVYEIGKDPHYGFEQLRDWFKALYETLLGAQQGPRMGSFIALYGIANSRKLIAQALDLAAA, from the coding sequence ATGACTGATGCTGATTATGCCGCTCAACTGCGGGAGGCCGCGAAGGTCTCCAAGGCCTGGCCCTATGAAGAAGCGCGCAAGCTGCTCAAGCGCTATCCGCAGGGCAAAGCGGGCGGTGCGCCGATGCTGTTCGAGACCGGCTATGGCCCCTCGGGCCTGCCGCATATCGGCACGTTCAACGAGGTGCAGCGCACCACCATGGTCCGCCACGCCTATGAGGAAATGACCGGCGCGCCCACGCGCCTCATTGCCTTCAGCGATGACATGGACGGGCTACGCAAGGTGCCGGACAACGTCCCCAATCAGGCCATGCTGACCGAACATCTCGGCCGCCCGCTGACGCAAGTGCCCGATCCGTTCGAGGAGTTCGAGAGCTTCGCACACCACAATAATGCGATGCTGCGCGCATTCCTCGATCGCTACGGCTTCGATTACGAGTTCGTCTCCTCGACGGACATGTATCGCGGGGGCCAGTTCGATGACGCTCTGCGCAATGTGCTGCGCAACTATCAGGCGATCATGGACATCATGCTGCCCACGCTGCGCAAGGAGCGGCAGGCAACCTATTCGCCGGTGCTGCCGATCAGCGCCAAAAGCGGCATCGTGCTGCAGGTCCCCGTCGAGGTCGTCGACGCCGATGCCGGGATCGTCCGCTTCGAGGATGATGGCGAGACGATCGAACAGAGCATCCTCTCCGGCGGCGCCAAGCTGCAGTGGAAGGTCGACTGGGCGATGCGCTGGGTCGCGCTCGGCGTCGATTATGAGATGGCCGGCAAGGATCTGATCGACAGCGTCACGCAAAGCTCAAAGATCGCCCGGGCGCTCGGCGGACGCCCGCCCGAGGGCTTCAATTACGAGATGTTCCTGGACGAGAAGGGGGAGAAGATCTCCAAGTCCAAGGGCAATGGCCTCAGCATCGAGCAGTGGCTGACCTATGGCTCGGAAGAGAGTCTGGCCTTCTATATCTATCGCGAGCCCAAGGCGGCCAAGTCGCTGCACATCGGTGTCATTCCGCGCGCGGTCGATGATTATGAGCAGTTCCGCTCCGCCTATGCGACGCAGGCCGTGGACAAGCGCCTCGGCAATCCCGTTCACCATGTCCATGGCGGGCAGGTGGCGGACGATCCGCTGCCGGTCACCTATGGCCTGCTGCTCAATCTGGTCGGCGTCATGGGCGCCGATGCGACCGAGCATCAGGTGTGGGCCTATCTGCGCAACTACGCGCCCGATGCCTCGGTGGAGCGCTATCCGCGCGTCGCCGGCCTCGTGCGCAATGCGCTGGCCTATAATCGCGATTTCGTCGCGCCCACGCTCAAGCGCCGCGCGCCGGAGCCCAACGAAGCGCTGGCCCTGCGCGAACTGGATGCCCAGCTAGCCGCTTTGCCGGACGACGCCTCGGCCGAAGACATCCAGAATATCGTCTACGAAATCGGCAAGGACCCGCATTACGGCTTCGAGCAGCTGCGCGACTGGTTCAAGGCGCTTTATGAGACCTTGCTCGGCGCCCAGCAGGGGCCGCGCATGGGCAGCTTCATCGCACTTTATGGCATTGCAAACAGCCGCAAGCTGATTGCCCAGGCGCTGGATTTGGCAGCCGCATAA
- a CDS encoding DUF983 domain-containing protein: MSNLTTHEHENGPRHDPVRTGLRGRCPRCAQGRLFKGFLTIRDSCEVCGLSYDYAEPADGPAFFVICFACVPAVVFALVLQVKADPPLWLHLVTTLPLVLATCILPLRPLKGWLICSQYFFKAREGRVSQPWRPYGADGPLVAPSGDRP, translated from the coding sequence ATGTCGAACCTGACCACGCATGAGCATGAAAACGGCCCTCGGCATGACCCCGTGCGCACCGGATTGCGCGGCCGCTGCCCACGCTGCGCGCAGGGCCGGCTATTTAAGGGATTCCTGACCATCCGCGACTCCTGTGAGGTCTGCGGTCTCTCATATGATTATGCCGAGCCGGCCGATGGCCCCGCTTTCTTCGTGATCTGCTTCGCCTGCGTGCCGGCGGTCGTTTTCGCGCTCGTGCTGCAGGTAAAGGCCGATCCGCCGCTGTGGCTGCATCTGGTCACGACCCTGCCGCTGGTGCTGGCCACCTGCATCCTGCCATTGCGGCCGCTCAAGGGCTGGCTGATCTGCAGCCAATATTTCTTCAAGGCGCGGGAAGGGCGGGTGTCGCAACCCTGGCGCCCTTATGGCGCGGATGGCCCGCTGGTCGCGCCTTCGGGCGACCGGCCGTGA